Proteins from a genomic interval of Pseudomonas paeninsulae:
- a CDS encoding thioesterase family protein codes for MSSAQPLTTYQTEILAEWVDYNGHLRDAFYLLVFSFATDALMDQLGLDEAGRTRTGHTLYTLECHLNYLDEVKLGEAVEVRTQLLAHDRKRMHIHHSLHRVGVAAALAESEQMLMNIDTRTSRSATFDEQVLQQVLALGEAHRDLPSPACVGRVIGLPQARA; via the coding sequence ATGTCCAGCGCTCAACCCCTGACCACTTACCAGACCGAGATCCTTGCGGAGTGGGTGGATTACAACGGCCATCTGCGTGATGCCTTCTACCTGTTGGTCTTCAGCTTCGCCACCGACGCGCTGATGGATCAGCTGGGCCTCGACGAAGCGGGTCGCACGCGCACCGGGCATACCCTGTATACCCTGGAGTGCCACCTGAACTACCTCGACGAGGTCAAGCTGGGTGAGGCGGTCGAAGTGCGCACTCAACTGCTGGCTCACGACCGTAAACGTATGCACATCCACCATAGCCTGCACCGGGTAGGTGTGGCCGCTGCGCTGGCCGAGAGCGAGCAGATGTTGATGAACATCGACACCCGCACTTCGCGCTCGGCGACCTTCGACGAGCAGGTGCTGCAGCAGGTACTGGCGCTAGGCGAGGCTCATCGTGATCTGCCGTCCCCCGCTTGCGTTGGCCGGGTGATCGGCCTGCCGCAGGCCAGGGCATAG
- a CDS encoding BKACE family enzyme, translating into MNYEVIVTCAVTGAGDTVGRHPAIPVTPKQIADAAIEAAKAGATVAHCHVRDPKTGKGSRDVALYREVVERIRESDTDVIINLTAGMGGDLEIGPGEQPMEFGNGSDLVGPLTRLAHIEELRPEICTLDCGTLNFGDGDYIYVATPAQLRAGAKRITELGVKAELEIFDTGHLWFAKQMMKEGLLDDPIFQICLGIPWGAPADTTTMKAMADNLPAGATWAGFGIGRLQMPMAAQAMLLGGHVRVGLEDNIWLDKGVPATNGSLVERVVEIIQRLGGRVLTPAEGRAKMKLKPRG; encoded by the coding sequence ATGAACTACGAAGTCATAGTCACCTGTGCAGTCACCGGCGCCGGCGATACCGTTGGCCGTCATCCGGCCATTCCGGTCACCCCCAAGCAAATCGCCGACGCCGCCATCGAAGCCGCCAAGGCCGGTGCCACCGTCGCCCACTGCCATGTACGTGACCCCAAGACCGGCAAGGGCAGTCGTGACGTGGCGCTGTACCGCGAGGTGGTCGAGCGCATCCGCGAGAGCGACACCGACGTGATCATCAACCTCACCGCCGGTATGGGCGGTGACCTGGAGATCGGTCCGGGCGAGCAGCCCATGGAGTTTGGTAATGGCTCCGACCTGGTCGGCCCGTTGACCCGCCTGGCGCATATCGAGGAGCTGCGCCCGGAGATCTGCACCCTGGACTGCGGCACCCTGAATTTCGGTGACGGTGACTACATCTACGTCGCCACCCCGGCGCAACTGCGTGCCGGTGCCAAGCGCATCACCGAGCTGGGGGTCAAGGCCGAGCTGGAAATCTTCGACACCGGTCACCTGTGGTTCGCCAAGCAGATGATGAAGGAAGGCCTGCTGGACGATCCGATCTTCCAGATCTGCCTGGGCATCCCATGGGGCGCTCCGGCCGACACCACCACCATGAAGGCCATGGCCGACAACCTGCCGGCGGGCGCCACCTGGGCCGGCTTCGGTATCGGTCGCCTGCAGATGCCGATGGCCGCCCAAGCCATGCTGCTCGGTGGTCACGTGCGGGTCGGCCTGGAAGACAACATCTGGCTGGACAAAGGCGTACCGGCGACCAACGGCAGCCTGGTCGAACGCGTCGTCGAAATCATCCAGCGCCTCGGCGGCAGGGTTCTGACCCCGGCCGAAGGCCGCGCCAAGATGAAGCTCAAGCCGCGCGGCTGA
- the choX gene encoding choline ABC transporter substrate-binding protein yields the protein MKSFKVIAGCCLLGLFSSSLLAAEQASCQKARIGMVGWTDVVATTAVASTLLEGLGYATTQTQASQQIVFSGIQRDQLDFFLGYWKPLMDDNIAPFLAKKSVRVLSEPGLSDGISSLAVPSYTAEAGLKTYADIAKFREQLDGKIYGIDPGTGANTTIQKMIDSNQFGLGGFELIESSESAMLAAVSRAARSKKPVVFFGWAPHPMNIKMDVTYLTGSEDVFGADEGLATVWTVTAPDYAQRCPNIDRLLTNLRFTAAQEGQMMAPIMDREEPKDVARKWLKENPQELSKFLAGVTTFDGKDGVAAVQAALK from the coding sequence ATGAAAAGTTTCAAGGTAATCGCCGGTTGCTGTTTGCTCGGTCTGTTCAGCTCGTCGCTATTGGCCGCCGAACAGGCCAGCTGCCAGAAGGCACGCATCGGCATGGTTGGCTGGACCGACGTGGTCGCCACTACCGCCGTGGCCAGTACCCTGCTCGAAGGCCTGGGCTATGCAACCACCCAGACCCAAGCTTCACAGCAGATTGTCTTTTCCGGCATCCAGCGTGACCAACTCGACTTCTTCCTCGGTTACTGGAAGCCGTTGATGGACGACAACATTGCGCCGTTTCTCGCCAAGAAGTCGGTCCGGGTGCTCAGCGAGCCGGGTCTCTCCGATGGCATCTCCAGCCTGGCGGTGCCCAGCTATACCGCCGAGGCGGGCCTGAAAACCTACGCCGATATCGCTAAATTCAGGGAGCAACTGGACGGCAAGATCTATGGCATCGATCCGGGTACCGGGGCCAACACCACGATCCAGAAGATGATCGACAGCAACCAGTTCGGCCTCGGCGGTTTCGAGCTGATCGAGTCGAGCGAGTCGGCCATGCTCGCCGCGGTCAGCCGTGCGGCGCGGAGCAAGAAGCCGGTGGTGTTCTTCGGCTGGGCACCACACCCGATGAACATCAAGATGGACGTTACCTACCTGACTGGCAGTGAGGACGTATTCGGCGCCGATGAAGGTCTGGCCACCGTCTGGACCGTCACCGCGCCAGACTATGCGCAGCGCTGCCCCAATATCGACCGTCTGCTGACCAATCTGCGCTTCACCGCCGCCCAGGAGGGTCAGATGATGGCGCCGATCATGGACCGCGAAGAGCCCAAGGACGTCGCGCGCAAGTGGCTGAAGGAAAACCCGCAGGAGCTGAGCAAGTTCCTGGCCGGGGTGACCACCTTCGATGGCAAGGATGGCGTCGCCGCCGTGCAGGCCGCGCTCAAGTAA
- a CDS encoding GlxA family transcriptional regulator, with protein MPQTLCFLLLPGFSMMGLMSAIEPLRVANRFRGELYRWRLLSLDGAAVEASNGMSLNVDTALELPAAGDSLFVVAGFQPLATFDHRLSLWLHRVEREGATLGGIDTGSFVLAEAGLFAGQQLTLHWEAIEAFQERYPRLTVTQELFEIDGKRITSAGGTASLDLMLTLIDRDHGEALALAVSEQFVLGRIRTRQDHQRMQIASRYDVHNKKLVQVIGEMQRHSEEPLSSQQLAELIKVTPRQLERLFRQHLNETPSNFYLALRLDKARQLLRQTDLSVLEVGLACGFESSSYFSRCYRVRFATCPSQDRHEHPAASLP; from the coding sequence ATGCCCCAGACCCTGTGCTTTCTCCTGCTGCCCGGCTTTTCCATGATGGGCCTGATGTCGGCCATCGAGCCGTTGCGCGTGGCCAATCGCTTTCGCGGCGAGCTCTATCGCTGGCGCCTGCTCAGCCTGGATGGCGCCGCGGTGGAGGCCAGCAACGGCATGTCGCTCAACGTCGATACCGCCCTGGAGCTGCCGGCGGCCGGCGACAGCCTGTTCGTGGTCGCCGGCTTCCAGCCCCTGGCGACTTTCGACCACCGCCTGTCACTGTGGCTGCATCGGGTCGAGCGTGAAGGGGCAACCCTGGGCGGCATCGACACCGGCAGCTTCGTCCTGGCCGAAGCCGGGCTGTTTGCCGGGCAGCAGCTGACCCTGCACTGGGAAGCCATCGAAGCCTTTCAGGAGCGCTATCCACGCTTGACGGTCACCCAGGAATTGTTCGAAATCGACGGTAAGCGCATCACCAGCGCCGGCGGCACCGCCAGCCTCGACCTGATGCTCACCCTGATCGACCGCGACCACGGTGAAGCGCTGGCGCTGGCGGTGTCCGAGCAATTCGTCCTCGGCCGCATCCGCACGCGCCAGGATCATCAGCGCATGCAGATCGCCAGCCGCTATGACGTGCACAACAAGAAGCTGGTACAGGTCATCGGTGAAATGCAGCGCCACAGCGAAGAACCACTCAGTTCCCAGCAACTCGCCGAACTGATCAAGGTCACCCCGCGCCAGCTGGAACGCCTGTTCCGCCAGCACCTGAACGAAACCCCGTCCAACTTCTACCTGGCCCTGCGCCTGGACAAGGCGCGCCAGCTGCTGCGCCAGACCGACCTGAGCGTGCTGGAGGTCGGCCTGGCCTGCGGCTTCGAATCCTCCTCGTATTTCTCCCGCTGCTACCGCGTGCGCTTCGCCACGTGCCCCAGCCAGGATCGTCACGAGCATCCGGCGGCCTCACTCCCTTAA
- a CDS encoding gamma-butyrobetaine dioxygenase → MNAVDPSLDAAPIADWRSYPISAGLVGLSSTSDTLEVTWSDARTSPFHHQWLRDNCTCSQCVYSVTREQLFEIVDVPPELHPQRTRIDQQGHLLIDWQDGHHSRFHPGWLRAHAYDDASRAERRALRPQSRLWGAEMSEQLPQFDYQAVMEDDAALLQWLLAVRDIGLTQLRGVPTSEDVLPVLAKRISFIRQSNFGVLFDVQSKADADSNAYTSFNLPLHTDLPTRELQPGLQFLHCLVNDATGGESVFVDGFAIAAALQQEAPELFQILCDTPIEFRNRSRTSDYHRMAPIIGLDAYGVISEIRMGNFLRGAFDAPAERMPALYSAYRRFIEMTREPRFRVQRRLDAGQLWCFDNRRTLHARTEFDPASGARHFKGCYVDRDELLSRIHVLQR, encoded by the coding sequence ATGAACGCTGTAGACCCCTCCCTCGACGCTGCGCCAATCGCCGATTGGCGCAGCTACCCGATCAGTGCCGGCCTGGTTGGCCTTAGCTCCACTAGCGACACCCTGGAGGTCACCTGGAGCGATGCTCGAACCAGCCCCTTCCATCACCAGTGGCTGCGTGACAACTGCACCTGCAGCCAGTGCGTCTACAGTGTGACCCGCGAGCAGCTGTTCGAGATCGTCGATGTGCCGCCAGAACTGCATCCCCAGCGCACCCGCATCGACCAACAGGGGCACCTGCTGATCGACTGGCAGGATGGTCACCACAGCCGCTTCCATCCCGGCTGGTTGCGCGCCCATGCCTACGACGACGCCTCACGGGCCGAGCGTCGCGCGCTGCGCCCACAGAGCCGTTTGTGGGGTGCCGAGATGAGCGAGCAACTGCCGCAGTTCGACTACCAGGCGGTGATGGAAGATGACGCCGCGCTGCTGCAGTGGCTGCTGGCGGTGCGTGACATCGGCCTGACCCAGCTACGCGGTGTGCCGACCTCCGAGGACGTCTTGCCAGTGCTCGCCAAGCGCATCTCCTTCATTCGCCAGAGCAACTTCGGCGTGCTGTTCGATGTGCAGTCCAAGGCCGACGCCGACAGCAATGCCTACACCTCCTTCAACCTGCCGCTGCACACCGACCTGCCGACCCGCGAGTTGCAGCCGGGTCTGCAGTTTCTGCATTGCCTGGTCAACGATGCCACGGGCGGTGAGAGTGTCTTCGTCGACGGCTTCGCCATCGCCGCGGCCTTACAGCAGGAGGCGCCTGAGCTGTTCCAAATCCTCTGTGACACGCCCATCGAGTTCCGCAACAGGAGCCGCACCAGCGATTACCACCGTATGGCGCCGATCATCGGCCTGGATGCCTACGGCGTGATCAGTGAGATCCGCATGGGCAACTTCCTGCGGGGCGCCTTCGATGCACCGGCAGAGCGCATGCCGGCGCTGTATAGCGCTTACCGGCGCTTCATCGAGATGACCCGCGAACCGCGTTTCCGTGTGCAGCGCAGGCTGGATGCGGGGCAACTCTGGTGCTTCGACAACCGCCGTACCTTGCATGCCCGCACTGAATTCGACCCGGCCAGCGGTGCCCGTCACTTCAAGGGCTGTTATGTCGATCGCGACGAGCTGCTCTCGCGGATTCATGTGTTGCAACGCTAG
- a CDS encoding LysR family transcriptional regulator, with amino-acid sequence MDLQAIKTFLTLADLKRLSLCAEQLCLTKSAVSSRIKQLEEQLDQPLFVRSNEGMSLTPAGRQFYHHAIAMQQRWQRAKRELAQQQTSSGRLRLAAHPSLAGDLLFRWGSVLHQYDPHLNLHLEADYSGAIVRQIAAGALDIGLIFVADATAGLVVEQAAEDRLLMVSSRATSLEQVTADNYLYIDWGWGYNAAHSERLPQLQSSRLTCGFAALGLPWLQRNGGCAYLAERQAAPLLKSGELHRVADAPEFRRPIFVTYASDAQDPRLLQVALTSLREVLAQP; translated from the coding sequence TTGGACCTGCAAGCAATCAAGACCTTCCTCACCCTGGCCGACCTGAAACGCTTGAGTCTGTGCGCCGAACAACTCTGCCTGACCAAGTCGGCAGTCAGTTCGCGGATCAAGCAGCTTGAAGAACAGCTGGATCAACCGTTATTCGTGCGCAGCAATGAAGGCATGTCATTGACCCCGGCCGGGCGCCAGTTCTATCACCATGCCATCGCCATGCAGCAGCGCTGGCAACGCGCCAAGCGCGAGCTCGCCCAGCAGCAAACCAGCAGTGGTCGACTGCGCCTCGCTGCACATCCCAGCTTGGCCGGCGATCTACTGTTTCGTTGGGGCAGCGTCCTGCACCAATACGATCCACACCTGAACCTCCACCTGGAGGCCGATTATTCGGGGGCCATCGTCCGCCAGATCGCCGCGGGAGCGCTGGATATCGGCCTCATCTTCGTCGCCGACGCCACGGCCGGCCTAGTGGTCGAGCAGGCTGCAGAAGACCGCTTGCTGATGGTGTCCAGCCGCGCCACGTCGCTGGAGCAAGTAACCGCCGACAACTACCTGTATATCGACTGGGGCTGGGGCTATAACGCGGCGCACTCGGAGCGCTTGCCGCAGCTGCAGAGCAGCCGACTGACCTGCGGCTTTGCTGCGCTGGGTCTGCCCTGGCTGCAGCGCAACGGAGGGTGCGCCTACCTGGCGGAGCGCCAGGCGGCCCCCCTGTTGAAGTCCGGCGAGCTGCACCGGGTGGCGGATGCGCCGGAGTTCAGACGGCCCATCTTCGTCACCTATGCCAGCGATGCGCAGGACCCACGGCTACTGCAGGTGGCCCTGACCAGCTTGCGCGAGGTTCTGGCGCAGCCCTGA
- a CDS encoding SDR family oxidoreductase, translated as MFQDLQQQRVMITAGASGIGRATALAFLAAGARVHICDINAQALEALLSEHPQLSGSLIDVGDEAQVERFFSEGLDALGGIDVLVNNAGIAGPAGHLEGLDSLAWRSTFDVNLHSTFYCCKLALPLMKAARSGCIINISSSAGIMGYPLRTAYAAAKWAVTGLSKSLAMEVGEFGIRVNAICPGSISGARMDGVIEREAKASGKRADDVRAAYVSQCSLKTFIDPEDIAAMILFLSSKAGAKITGQALSVDGDTHTLANA; from the coding sequence ATGTTTCAGGATCTGCAACAACAGCGAGTGATGATCACTGCCGGTGCCTCGGGTATCGGCCGGGCGACGGCCCTGGCGTTTCTCGCCGCCGGCGCCCGGGTGCATATCTGCGATATCAATGCTCAGGCGCTGGAAGCGCTGCTCAGCGAACATCCGCAGCTCAGCGGCTCGCTGATCGACGTCGGCGACGAGGCTCAGGTCGAGCGTTTTTTCAGCGAGGGCCTGGATGCCTTGGGCGGAATCGACGTGCTGGTCAACAATGCCGGTATCGCCGGTCCTGCCGGCCACCTCGAAGGGCTCGACAGCCTGGCTTGGCGCAGCACCTTCGACGTCAACCTGCACTCCACCTTCTACTGCTGCAAGCTCGCGCTACCGCTGATGAAGGCAGCACGCAGCGGCTGCATCATCAACATTTCCTCCAGCGCTGGGATCATGGGCTACCCGTTGCGCACGGCCTATGCCGCGGCGAAGTGGGCTGTCACCGGGCTGAGTAAATCCCTGGCCATGGAGGTGGGCGAGTTCGGTATCCGGGTCAACGCCATCTGCCCAGGCTCGATCAGTGGCGCGCGCATGGACGGGGTGATCGAGCGCGAGGCCAAGGCCAGCGGTAAGCGCGCGGATGACGTGCGGGCCGCCTACGTCAGCCAATGCTCGCTGAAGACCTTCATCGACCCCGAGGACATCGCCGCCATGATCCTGTTCCTGAGCTCCAAGGCTGGCGCCAAGATCACCGGCCAAGCCCTGAGCGTCGACGGTGACACCCATACCTTGGCCAATGCCTGA
- a CDS encoding L-carnitine dehydrogenase, translated as MAFVTELKTFAALGTGVIGAGWIARALAHGLDVVAWDPAPGAEAALRERIANAWPALKQQGLVPGASPERLRFVDSIDECVKNADFIQESAPERLELKLDLHAKISAAARPNVLIGSSTSGLLPSEFYADAVHPERCVVGHPFNPVYLLPLVEVVGGQKTAPEAVQAAIQVYTSLGMRPLHVRKEVPGFIADRLLEALWRESLHLVNDGVATTGEIDDAIRFGAGLRWSFMGSFLTYTLAGGNAGMRHFMAQFGPALKLPWTYLEAPELTDGLIDSVVEGTTEQQGQRSIAELERYRDDCLMAVMDAIKTTKAKHGFDFAD; from the coding sequence ATGGCCTTTGTCACCGAACTGAAAACCTTCGCCGCCCTCGGCACCGGCGTGATCGGCGCCGGCTGGATCGCCCGCGCCCTGGCCCATGGCCTCGACGTTGTGGCCTGGGACCCGGCGCCCGGCGCCGAAGCGGCGCTGCGTGAGCGCATCGCCAACGCCTGGCCGGCACTCAAGCAGCAGGGCCTGGTGCCCGGTGCTTCGCCCGAGCGCCTGCGTTTCGTCGACAGCATCGACGAGTGTGTGAAGAACGCCGACTTCATCCAGGAAAGCGCTCCCGAGCGTCTGGAGCTGAAGCTCGACCTGCATGCGAAGATCAGCGCCGCGGCGCGGCCCAACGTGCTGATCGGTTCGAGCACCTCGGGGCTGTTGCCCAGCGAGTTCTACGCCGACGCCGTGCACCCCGAGCGCTGTGTGGTCGGTCACCCGTTCAACCCGGTGTATCTGTTGCCGCTGGTGGAAGTGGTTGGCGGCCAGAAGACCGCGCCGGAAGCCGTTCAGGCCGCCATTCAGGTGTATACCAGCCTGGGCATGCGCCCGCTGCACGTGCGCAAGGAAGTACCGGGCTTTATCGCCGACCGCTTGCTCGAGGCGTTGTGGCGCGAGTCGCTGCACCTGGTTAACGACGGCGTCGCCACCACCGGCGAGATCGACGATGCGATCCGCTTCGGTGCCGGCCTGCGTTGGTCGTTCATGGGCAGCTTCCTGACCTACACCCTGGCCGGCGGCAATGCCGGCATGCGCCACTTCATGGCCCAGTTCGGCCCGGCGCTGAAACTGCCCTGGACCTATCTGGAAGCGCCGGAATTAACTGACGGCCTGATCGACAGCGTGGTCGAAGGCACCACAGAGCAACAAGGCCAGCGCAGCATCGCCGAGCTGGAGCGCTACCGTGATGACTGCCTGATGGCGGTGATGGACGCGATCAAGACAACCAAGGCCAAGCACGGCTTCGACTTCGCCGATTAA
- a CDS encoding BCCT family transporter, translating into MSTIKEKFGGAPGTTVFKEDLLCKTGLFKGMHKGMTIVSAVMVLAFVLFAGFNTELAGTLFGATRSWIEGIFGWYYLVVMVFFIAICVVLVFTRYGSVRLGDDDSRPDFSNFAWFSMLFSAGIGIGILFFGVAEPIFYLDNSGAFGYPNNPYADLAGATAIGHARAVDALRVTYFHWGFHGWAVYAIVGLSLAYFAYRKKLPLALRSALHPFIGDRIYGPIGHIVDLFGVLGCVFGIATSLGLGVSQMAVGLERLIGVDPGTTTQLVLIGLISIVSIMSALSGVGRGIRILSEWNIIISALVVAFFLFGGPTAWLLSMFGESLGSYLVNFMPMGLWFPEEEGPAAWQNGWTVFYWGWWLAWAPFVGLFIARISRGRTLREFVIGVVCVPTLIIFVWLGIFGGSALYQELNAAGGAGTGELIQLVNAWNLPAALFATADGIAGTGVMGWVLSAMLVFLLVSWFVTSSDSGTLVLTTILSLGNEEPPKIFRIFWGTVIGFVAGVLLVAGGLSALQTANIAAALPLSVVILLMTLGVLKSLILDSGEVAGADVKIQTDNA; encoded by the coding sequence ATGTCGACCATAAAAGAAAAGTTCGGTGGCGCCCCTGGCACCACCGTATTCAAAGAAGATTTGCTGTGTAAAACGGGCCTGTTCAAAGGCATGCACAAGGGCATGACTATTGTGTCCGCGGTCATGGTTTTGGCGTTCGTGCTGTTTGCTGGGTTCAATACCGAATTGGCCGGGACCCTATTCGGTGCCACTCGCAGCTGGATCGAAGGGATTTTCGGCTGGTACTACCTGGTGGTCATGGTGTTCTTCATCGCGATCTGTGTCGTGCTGGTGTTCACCCGCTACGGCAGCGTGCGCCTCGGCGACGATGACAGTAGGCCGGACTTCAGCAATTTTGCCTGGTTCTCCATGCTGTTCTCCGCCGGCATCGGCATCGGTATCCTGTTCTTCGGTGTGGCCGAGCCGATCTTCTACCTGGATAACAGCGGCGCCTTCGGCTACCCGAATAACCCCTACGCTGACCTGGCCGGCGCTACTGCCATCGGCCATGCGCGGGCGGTGGATGCCCTGCGGGTGACCTACTTCCACTGGGGCTTTCATGGCTGGGCGGTGTACGCCATCGTCGGCCTGTCGCTGGCCTATTTCGCCTACCGCAAGAAGCTGCCGCTGGCCCTGCGTTCGGCGCTGCATCCCTTCATCGGCGATCGCATCTACGGGCCGATCGGCCATATCGTCGACCTGTTCGGCGTGCTCGGTTGCGTATTCGGTATCGCCACCTCCCTGGGCCTGGGCGTCAGCCAGATGGCCGTGGGCCTGGAGCGCCTGATTGGCGTGGACCCGGGCACGACTACCCAGCTGGTGCTGATCGGTCTGATCTCCATCGTCTCGATCATGTCGGCGCTGTCCGGTGTGGGCCGCGGCATCAGGATCCTTTCCGAATGGAACATCATCATCTCCGCCCTGGTGGTGGCCTTCTTCCTGTTCGGCGGGCCTACCGCCTGGCTGCTGAGCATGTTCGGCGAGTCGCTGGGTAGCTACCTGGTCAACTTCATGCCGATGGGCCTGTGGTTCCCCGAAGAGGAAGGGCCGGCGGCCTGGCAGAACGGCTGGACCGTGTTCTACTGGGGCTGGTGGCTGGCTTGGGCACCCTTCGTCGGTCTGTTCATCGCGCGCATTTCGCGTGGCCGCACCCTGCGTGAGTTCGTCATCGGCGTGGTCTGCGTACCGACCCTGATCATCTTCGTCTGGCTGGGCATCTTCGGCGGTTCGGCGCTCTATCAGGAGCTGAATGCCGCGGGGGGTGCCGGCACTGGCGAGCTTATCCAGTTGGTGAATGCCTGGAACCTGCCGGCCGCGCTGTTCGCCACGGCAGACGGCATCGCCGGTACCGGGGTCATGGGTTGGGTGCTGTCGGCCATGCTGGTGTTCCTGCTGGTCAGCTGGTTCGTCACCTCGTCCGACTCCGGCACCCTGGTGCTGACCACCATCCTGTCCCTGGGTAACGAGGAGCCGCCGAAGATCTTCCGCATCTTCTGGGGCACCGTGATTGGCTTCGTCGCCGGGGTATTGCTGGTCGCCGGCGGCCTCAGTGCGCTGCAGACCGCCAATATCGCAGCGGCACTACCGCTCAGTGTGGTGATCCTGCTGATGACCCTTGGCGTGCTCAAGTCGCTGATCCTGGACTCGGGCGAAGTCGCAGGCGCAGACGTTAAGATCCAGACGGATAACGCCTAA